One Rhododendron vialii isolate Sample 1 chromosome 2a, ASM3025357v1 genomic region harbors:
- the LOC131312325 gene encoding uncharacterized protein LOC131312325, with translation MNRPPDRGRGRANTSRGRGKPKVTQADIEAYLKGHKLQFPSLQDAALASTPLSLKEVVQSEEVFKSLETTETIMILEYQDEQFKNDPWEIKSRYLDTMSYPVPEGKYRYIYEAMLSEFGSVEFRHTYESKIGQKSPISYSKAIIKMVIPIHKCGIHPQQSKTLSIKAENGIPVHYNYWDYIEAWTKAFYYQNQRRKHSWFLKICPNLVGQQELPNWFYMWWCKFGTRSDYLIPEVQKELEFFTNHHPQLQETNTSEGKSFLFIIMTFGIPWIWKWDIQFGNNKFGFPVLQRTFQYRWWKGINLNQTLAKIKAATQELKLQLKRKEQSSKKNPFLEISAQIKAKNPSLTDDELVIKTMDYMKNQFLQSVQGTHIADDESMTSAKSNEEDNNPFTCLAGESQDPYEDDGTTPAPTLGDFWDSMTEMMAEQLSSRKGKEKNQ, from the coding sequence ATGAACAGACCTCCTGATCGTGGACGAGGAAGAGCTAATACTTCTCGTGGCCGGGGAAAACCCAAGGTCACTCAAGCTGATATTGAAGCCTACTTGAAGGGTCATAAACTCCAATTTCCTTCACTACAAGATGCTGCCTTAGCATCCACACCACTCTCACTTAAGGAGGTGGTGCAGTCTGAAGAGGTTTTCAAATCACTGGAAACCACAGAAACAATAATGATCCTGGAATATCAGGATGAACAATTCAAGAATGATCCATGGGAAATTAAGTCCCGCTATTTGGATACAATGAGTTATCCAGTTCCAGAAGGAAAATATAGATATATTTATGAGGCAATGCTCTCAGAATTTGGATCGGTGGAATTCCGCCACACTTATGAGagcaaaattggacaaaaaagtCCAATAAGCTATAGCAAGGCCATAATTAAGATGGTCATACCAATTCACAAATGTGGAATACACCCCCAACAATCTAAGACTTTGTCAATAAAGGCAGAAAATGGAATTCCAGTTCATTATAATTACTGGGATTACATTGAAGCCTGGACAAAGGCATTTTACTACCAAAATCAACGGAGGAAACACTCATGGTTTCTTAAAATTTGTCCAAATCTTGTTGGACAGCAGGAATTGCCAAATTGGTTTTATATGTGGTGGTGTAAATTTGGCACTCGATCAGATTATCTTATACCAGAAGTACAGAAGGAATTGGAATTCTTTACCAATCATCATCCTCAATTGCAGGAAACCAATACTTCAGAAGGAAAATCATTCCTTTTTATAATAATGACTTTTGGTATCCCATGGATTTGGAAATGGGATATTCAATTTGGAAATAATAAATTTGGATTTCCAGTTCTACAAAGAACTTTTCAATACAGATGGTGGAAAGGTATTAATCTCAATCAGACTCTTGCAAAAATAAAAGCTGCAACCCAAGAATTAAAACTacaattgaaaagaaaggagCAGAGTTCTAAAAAGAATCCCTTCTTGGAGATCTCAGCCCAAATCAAGGCAAAAAATCCATCTTTAACAGATGATGAATTGGTAATTAAGACCATGGATTATATGAAGAATCAATTTCTACAATCTGTCCAAGGGACACATATAGCTGATGATGAGTCCATGACATCAGCAAAGAGCAATGAAGAAGACAATAATCCTTTCACATGCTTAGCAGGGGAATCTCAAGACCCCTATGAAGATGATGGAACAACACCAGCACCGACTTTAGGTGATTTTTGGGACAGCATGACGGAAATGATGGCAGAACAGCTGTCCTCtcgaaaaggaaaagagaaaaatcaataa